One stretch of Musicola paradisiaca NCPPB 2511 DNA includes these proteins:
- the artQ gene encoding arginine ABC transporter permease ArtQ, with the protein MIELHPLASAAGMTVGLAVCALMLGLALAMLFALWETARWKTVAACGTALVTLLRGLPEILVVLFIYFGSSQLLLTLADGFTLNLGVVQFPVKLNIENFEVSPFLCGVIALALLYAAYASQTLRGALKAVPRGQWESGQALGMSKSVIFRRLIMPQMWRHALPGLGNQWLVLLKDTALVSLISVNDLMLQTKSIATRTQEPFTWYMIAAAIYLAITLLSQAILQRIETRATRFERRPS; encoded by the coding sequence ATGATTGAACTTCACCCTCTTGCAAGCGCCGCCGGGATGACCGTCGGCCTTGCCGTTTGCGCCCTGATGCTGGGGCTGGCGCTGGCCATGCTGTTCGCCCTGTGGGAAACCGCCCGTTGGAAAACGGTTGCGGCCTGCGGCACGGCGCTGGTCACGCTGTTACGCGGCCTGCCGGAAATTCTGGTGGTGCTGTTTATCTACTTCGGCTCCTCCCAGCTGCTGCTGACGCTGGCGGATGGCTTTACCCTCAATCTGGGCGTAGTGCAGTTTCCAGTGAAGCTGAATATCGAGAACTTCGAGGTCAGCCCGTTCCTGTGCGGGGTCATCGCACTGGCGTTATTGTATGCGGCATATGCTTCTCAGACCCTGCGCGGCGCGCTCAAAGCCGTTCCTCGCGGGCAGTGGGAATCCGGCCAGGCGCTGGGTATGAGCAAAAGCGTGATATTTCGGCGTCTGATCATGCCGCAAATGTGGCGCCATGCCCTGCCGGGCCTCGGCAATCAGTGGCTGGTACTGCTCAAAGATACCGCGCTGGTGTCGCTGATCAGCGTTAACGATCTGATGTTGCAAACCAAAAGCATCGCCACCCGCACGCAGGAACCCTTTACCTGGTACATGATCGCCGCGGCTATCTATCTGGCGATCACCCTGCTGAGTCAGGCGATCCTACAGCGCATCGAAACCCGCGCTACGCGCTTTGAACGGAGGCCGTCCTGA
- a CDS encoding MFS transporter, producing MFPLLSTLNRIPKGVWVLGGVSLLMDISSEMIHSLLPLFMTSTLGASVMLIGLVEGLAEATALIVRVFSGVLSDYLGKRKGLALFGYGLGAFSKPLFALAPSLGMVLGARLLDRIGKGIRSAPRDALVADITPSDIRGAAFGLRQSLDTFGAFAGPLIAVGLMLLWHNDFRAIFWVAALPGLLSIALLFFGLNEPEPRRVAPRANPIRRDNLKRLGAGYWWVVGTGAIFTLARFSEAFLVLRAQQLNIPLPLIPLVMVAMNLVYSCSAYPFGKLADRVSHRALLQTGLVVLILADIVLAWSTHGFGLLLGVALWGMHMGMTQGLLAAMIADEAPADLRGTAYGMFNLISGIALLLASTIAGVLWSYWGAAATFLVGAAFCALTLLGMKKRPR from the coding sequence ATGTTTCCACTCTTATCGACCCTAAACCGCATTCCGAAAGGCGTATGGGTGTTGGGCGGCGTCAGCCTGCTGATGGATATCTCCTCCGAGATGATTCACAGCCTGTTGCCGCTGTTTATGACATCGACGCTGGGCGCCAGCGTGATGCTGATCGGCCTGGTGGAAGGGTTGGCGGAAGCCACCGCGCTCATCGTCAGGGTATTTTCCGGCGTACTGAGCGACTATCTCGGCAAACGTAAAGGGCTGGCGTTATTCGGCTATGGGCTGGGCGCGTTCAGTAAGCCACTGTTCGCGCTGGCGCCATCCCTCGGAATGGTGCTCGGCGCCCGCCTGCTGGATCGCATCGGCAAAGGGATCCGCAGCGCCCCTCGGGACGCGCTGGTGGCGGACATTACGCCATCGGACATTCGCGGCGCGGCCTTTGGGCTGCGCCAATCGCTGGATACATTCGGCGCTTTCGCCGGGCCGCTGATCGCCGTCGGTCTGATGCTGCTGTGGCACAATGATTTTCGGGCCATTTTTTGGGTCGCCGCGCTCCCCGGTCTGTTGTCCATCGCCTTGCTGTTTTTTGGCCTGAACGAGCCGGAACCCCGCCGCGTCGCCCCACGCGCCAATCCGATCCGCCGCGATAACCTCAAGCGCCTCGGCGCCGGTTATTGGTGGGTGGTCGGCACCGGCGCCATTTTCACCCTCGCCCGCTTCAGCGAGGCGTTTCTGGTACTGCGGGCACAGCAATTAAACATTCCTTTGCCGCTGATTCCGTTGGTCATGGTGGCGATGAACCTGGTCTACTCCTGTTCGGCGTACCCCTTCGGTAAACTGGCGGATCGCGTATCCCACCGTGCGCTGCTGCAAACCGGGCTGGTGGTGCTGATTCTGGCGGATATCGTGCTGGCATGGAGCACACATGGGTTCGGCTTGCTGTTGGGCGTGGCACTGTGGGGCATGCATATGGGGATGACGCAGGGATTGCTGGCGGCCATGATCGCCGACGAAGCGCCGGCTGACCTGCGCGGTACCGCCTACGGCATGTTCAACCTGATAAGCGGCATCGCCTTGCTGCTGGCCAGCACGATCGCCGGCGTACTGTGGAGCTACTGGGGCGCCGCCGCGACCTTTCTGGTCGGCGCGGCGTTCTGCGCGCTAACCCTGTTGGGAATGAAAAAACGCCCCCGGTAG
- the artM gene encoding arginine ABC transporter permease ArtM translates to MLGYIPELLKGLHTSLWLTIASLLLALVLSLALTVVLTLKTPLLSSLARVYITLFTGTPLLVQIFLIYYGPGQFESIRQIPWLWSLLSQPWLCAVSALALNSAAYTTQLFYGAVRAIPAGQWQSCAALGMNRRDTLHILLPFAFKRALSSYSNEVVLVFKGTSLAYTITLMEVMGHGQLLYGRTYDVLVFGAAGIVYLCVNGLLTLLMRLLERRALAFEQRSA, encoded by the coding sequence ATGCTCGGTTACATACCCGAATTGCTCAAAGGCCTGCATACCAGCCTGTGGCTGACCATCGCCTCGCTGCTGCTTGCGCTGGTGTTGTCGCTGGCGCTGACCGTGGTCCTGACGCTGAAGACGCCGCTGCTCTCATCGCTGGCCAGGGTCTATATCACGCTGTTCACCGGTACACCGCTGCTGGTGCAGATCTTTCTGATTTACTACGGCCCCGGTCAGTTTGAGTCCATCCGCCAGATCCCCTGGCTGTGGAGCCTGCTGTCCCAACCCTGGCTGTGCGCCGTTAGCGCGCTGGCGCTCAACAGCGCCGCCTACACCACTCAGCTGTTCTACGGCGCGGTACGCGCCATTCCGGCCGGGCAGTGGCAATCCTGCGCGGCGCTCGGCATGAACCGACGCGACACGCTGCATATCCTGCTGCCGTTCGCCTTCAAGCGCGCGCTCTCTTCCTACTCCAACGAAGTGGTGCTGGTGTTCAAAGGTACTTCGCTGGCGTATACCATCACGCTGATGGAAGTGATGGGCCACGGGCAACTGCTGTATGGCCGGACGTATGATGTGCTGGTGTTCGGCGCCGCCGGTATCGTTTACCTGTGCGTCAATGGCCTGTTGACGCTGTTGATGCGCCTTCTCGAACGTCGCGCGCTGGCCTTCGAGCAACGTAGCGCCTGA
- the artJ gene encoding arginine ABC transporter substrate-binding protein: MKKIVLAALLAGFTLSATAAETVRFAASATYPPFESLDAGNQIVGFDIDLANALCKQIQATCSFTNQAFDSLIPALKFRRYDAVISGMDITPERSKQVAFTQPYYANSAIVIAQKGKYHSLANLKGKRIGMENGTTHQKYLQDTHPEVKTVPYDSYQNALIDLKNGRLDGVFGDTAVVNEWLKTNPELATVGEKVTDEAYFGIGLGIAVRPDNQALLEKLNNALAAIKANGTYKAINDKWFPQQ, encoded by the coding sequence ATGAAAAAAATCGTCCTTGCCGCCCTGCTGGCGGGTTTCACCCTGAGTGCCACCGCTGCCGAGACGGTGCGTTTCGCGGCTTCCGCCACCTACCCGCCGTTCGAATCCCTGGATGCCGGCAACCAGATCGTCGGTTTCGATATCGATCTGGCTAATGCGCTGTGCAAACAGATACAGGCCACCTGTAGCTTCACCAATCAGGCGTTCGACAGCCTGATCCCGGCGCTGAAATTCCGCCGCTACGACGCCGTGATCTCCGGCATGGACATCACCCCGGAACGCAGTAAACAAGTCGCATTTACCCAGCCTTACTACGCCAACTCCGCCATCGTGATCGCGCAAAAAGGCAAGTATCACTCGCTGGCGAATCTGAAAGGTAAACGTATCGGTATGGAAAACGGCACCACTCACCAGAAATACCTGCAGGACACACATCCGGAAGTGAAGACCGTGCCTTACGACAGCTACCAGAATGCGCTGATCGATCTGAAAAATGGCCGGCTTGACGGCGTATTCGGCGATACCGCCGTAGTCAATGAATGGCTGAAAACCAACCCGGAACTGGCCACCGTCGGCGAAAAAGTGACGGATGAAGCCTATTTCGGTATCGGCCTCGGCATTGCGGTACGGCCGGATAACCAGGCGCTGCTGGAAAAACTGAATAACGCGCTGGCCGCCATCAAGGCCAACGGCACCTACAAAGCCATCAACGACAAGTGGTTCCCGCAGCAATAA
- the hcr gene encoding NADH oxidoreductase yields the protein MTMPTPSCPNRMQVHSLHQETSDVWTLSLISHDFYPWQPGQYALVSIDGSADTLRAYTLSSSPGLSRFITLTVRRLESGLGSTWLTQQVKPGDYLWLSDAQGEFTCRRAVSDRYLMLAAGCGVTPIMAMTRWLLAMRPEVDVQVMFNVRDPQQVIFADEWRSLSQRYPQQLRLTLMAEQDAAVGFLSGRLTETVLQQQVPDIARRTVMTCGPHPYMKLAQTLSLQLGVGPDRFFKEQFGAEPVEDIDDDNTLTMTIRNPLRQVKVPVGVSLLAALESHNLPVNAACRAGVCGSCKTRILHGQYTTTSTMTLTPEEVAQGYVLACSCQLQGDIVLA from the coding sequence ATGACCATGCCTACGCCATCGTGTCCCAACCGTATGCAGGTACACAGCCTCCATCAGGAAACGTCGGATGTCTGGACGCTGTCGCTGATAAGCCACGATTTTTACCCCTGGCAACCCGGCCAGTACGCGCTGGTCAGCATCGATGGCAGCGCCGATACCCTGCGCGCCTATACCCTGTCCTCTTCGCCGGGATTGAGCCGCTTTATTACGCTGACAGTGCGCCGACTGGAGAGCGGGCTCGGCTCCACCTGGCTGACGCAACAGGTTAAACCGGGCGATTACCTCTGGCTTTCCGACGCCCAGGGCGAATTCACCTGCCGCCGGGCGGTCAGCGATCGTTACCTGATGCTGGCGGCGGGATGCGGCGTCACCCCGATCATGGCCATGACGCGCTGGCTGCTGGCGATGCGACCGGAAGTCGATGTTCAGGTGATGTTCAACGTGCGGGATCCGCAGCAGGTGATCTTTGCCGATGAGTGGCGCTCGCTGAGCCAACGCTATCCGCAGCAGTTGCGCTTGACGCTGATGGCCGAACAGGACGCCGCCGTCGGTTTTCTCAGCGGCCGGCTGACGGAAACCGTGTTGCAACAGCAGGTGCCGGATATCGCCCGTCGTACCGTCATGACCTGCGGCCCGCACCCCTATATGAAACTGGCGCAGACCCTGAGCTTACAATTGGGCGTCGGCCCGGATCGGTTCTTTAAAGAGCAATTCGGCGCAGAGCCGGTGGAAGACATTGACGACGACAATACCCTCACCATGACGATCCGCAATCCGCTGCGGCAGGTGAAAGTACCGGTGGGCGTCAGCCTGCTGGCGGCGCTGGAAAGCCACAACCTGCCGGTCAATGCCGCCTGCCGCGCCGGCGTATGCGGCAGTTGCAAAACCCGGATACTGCACGGGCAGTACACCACCACCAGCACCATGACGCTGACCCCGGAAGAGGTGGCGCAAGGTTATGTGTTGGCCTGTAGCTGTCAGTTGCAGGGCGACATCGTTCTGGCATAA
- a CDS encoding heavy metal-binding domain-containing protein translates to MQLTTTPTLEGYAIDAYCGVVTGETILGANIFRDLLAGLRDIVGGRAGAYEHELRRAREIAMQEMEQQALELGANAIVGIDIDYETVGKNGSMLMVSVSGTAVRVSRL, encoded by the coding sequence ATGCAGTTAACCACCACCCCGACGCTGGAAGGGTATGCCATCGATGCCTATTGCGGCGTCGTGACCGGCGAGACGATTCTGGGGGCGAACATTTTCCGTGACCTGTTGGCTGGGCTGCGGGATATCGTCGGCGGCCGTGCCGGCGCTTATGAGCATGAACTGCGCCGGGCGCGGGAAATCGCGATGCAAGAAATGGAACAGCAGGCGCTGGAGCTGGGCGCGAATGCGATTGTCGGTATCGATATCGACTACGAAACCGTGGGTAAAAACGGCAGCATGCTGATGGTGTCCGTCAGCGGAACCGCTGTGAGGGTAAGCCGTCTGTGA
- the artJ gene encoding arginine ABC transporter substrate-binding protein — translation MKKIILAALLAGLSVSASATDTLRFATEASYPPFESVDASNQIVGFDIDLANALCKQIQATCTFSNQAFDSLIPGLKFRRFDAVIAGMDITPERQQQVSFTQPYYENSAMFIAQKDKIANVAALSGKRVGVQNGTTHQKFLLDKHKDITVVPYDSYQNAVLDLKNGRLDAVFGDTAVVNEWLKQNQGLAAVGDKVADKDYFGIGLGIAVRQNNDELVKKFNAALNTIKQDGTYQAIYKKWFQQ, via the coding sequence ATGAAAAAAATCATCCTCGCGGCCCTGCTGGCCGGATTAAGCGTTTCCGCCTCCGCCACCGACACCCTTCGTTTCGCGACCGAAGCGTCCTACCCGCCGTTTGAATCCGTGGACGCCAGCAACCAGATCGTCGGCTTCGACATCGACCTGGCCAATGCACTGTGTAAACAGATTCAGGCCACCTGTACCTTCAGCAACCAGGCGTTTGACAGCCTGATCCCCGGCCTCAAATTCCGCCGTTTCGATGCGGTCATCGCCGGCATGGATATCACCCCGGAACGCCAGCAGCAGGTTTCTTTCACCCAGCCTTACTATGAAAATTCGGCGATGTTCATCGCCCAGAAAGACAAGATTGCGAATGTCGCCGCCCTGAGCGGTAAACGTGTCGGGGTTCAGAACGGCACCACGCATCAAAAATTCTTGCTGGATAAGCATAAAGACATCACGGTCGTGCCTTATGACAGCTACCAGAACGCGGTGCTGGATCTGAAAAACGGCCGTCTGGACGCCGTGTTTGGCGACACGGCGGTCGTCAACGAATGGCTAAAACAGAATCAGGGCCTGGCCGCCGTTGGCGACAAAGTCGCGGATAAAGACTACTTCGGCATTGGCCTGGGCATCGCGGTGCGCCAGAACAACGACGAACTGGTGAAAAAATTCAACGCCGCGCTGAACACAATCAAGCAGGATGGTACTTATCAGGCCATCTATAAGAAATGGTTCCAGCAATAA
- the artP gene encoding arginine ABC transporter ATP-binding protein ArtP, with protein sequence MSIQLTGINCFYGAHQALSDITLDCPSGETLVLLGPSGAGKSSLLRVLNLLEMPRSGTLAIDGTQFDFRDAPGEDAIRQLRRHVGMVFQQYNLWPHLTVQQNLVEAPCRVLGLTRQDAGARAEKLLTRLRLNDFADRYPLHLSGGQQQRVAIARALMMEPNVLLFDEPTAALDPEITAQVVSIIQELSETGITQVIVTHEVDFARKTASRVVYMENGRIVEQGDASHFTQPQTPEFAGYLSH encoded by the coding sequence ATGAGTATTCAACTAACCGGCATTAACTGTTTTTATGGCGCACATCAGGCGCTGTCTGACATCACTCTTGATTGTCCTTCCGGGGAAACCCTGGTGTTGCTGGGCCCCAGCGGTGCGGGAAAAAGCTCGCTGCTGCGGGTACTTAACCTGCTGGAGATGCCGCGTTCCGGTACGCTGGCGATTGACGGCACCCAATTTGATTTCCGCGACGCCCCCGGCGAAGACGCTATTCGCCAGTTGCGCCGCCATGTCGGCATGGTGTTTCAGCAATACAATTTATGGCCGCACCTCACCGTGCAGCAAAATCTGGTGGAAGCGCCCTGTCGGGTGTTGGGGTTAACTCGCCAGGACGCCGGCGCCCGCGCCGAAAAATTGCTGACCCGCCTGCGTCTGAACGACTTCGCCGACCGTTATCCGCTGCACCTGTCCGGTGGTCAACAACAGCGCGTAGCGATCGCTCGCGCCTTGATGATGGAACCCAACGTACTGCTGTTCGATGAACCGACCGCCGCGTTGGATCCGGAAATCACCGCCCAGGTGGTGAGCATCATTCAGGAATTGAGCGAAACCGGCATCACGCAGGTTATCGTGACCCATGAAGTGGATTTTGCACGCAAAACCGCCAGCCGTGTGGTGTACATGGAAAATGGCCGTATCGTGGAACAAGGCGACGCCTCGCACTTCACTCAGCCCCAGACACCCGAATTCGCTGGCTATCTGTCTCATTGA
- a CDS encoding DUF2867 domain-containing protein, whose protein sequence is MAHTHPNPVLILGASSYIGRHLTAWLSRQGQPVIAASSHPERLSALALPGVRNEYLDLMKPHTLPEGLWQAETLYYLFHNMEDGPDFVDRERQSAQNLRHMLRTSHVRQIICLGTVSSSPPLLSEYAHARQQTGDILRNCGIPVTEIRIGPIIGPGSVAFEVMRSAVEHLPILMPPHWTRAKSSPIALDNLLHYLDEIRRHPTAEHRVLEAAGPDFVSYISLLRRFIRLAGKRRWVIPLPLSFNALSRCFLQAVTSLPRPFIHALIASQQQDIVMTDNSLQQLIPQRLQTVDDAIAAALNSAIDEMSHPDWGFDATARARWRPGFAFYPKRVGFSQKTVASSKAIWHVTQRVGGADGYFYANRLWRIRARIDDLCGNQVVYGRPARNELRTGDNINGWRALAVQPPHSLNLLFGMKAPGLGRLTFTIDERGTYRIVGIHAWWHPDGWKGLLYWYLMTPIHVFIFRGMTQRIAQLAEEAELPDPDNSLPGDS, encoded by the coding sequence ATGGCCCACACCCATCCCAACCCCGTGCTGATTCTCGGCGCCAGCAGCTATATCGGCCGTCACCTGACCGCCTGGCTAAGCCGGCAAGGGCAGCCGGTCATCGCCGCATCGTCCCACCCCGAACGCCTGTCCGCGCTGGCGCTCCCCGGGGTTCGCAACGAATATCTCGATCTGATGAAACCCCACACCTTACCGGAAGGGCTATGGCAGGCGGAGACCCTCTATTACCTGTTCCACAATATGGAAGACGGGCCGGATTTCGTCGATCGCGAACGTCAGTCGGCGCAAAACCTGCGCCACATGCTACGCACCAGCCATGTCCGTCAGATCATCTGTCTCGGCACCGTCTCCTCATCACCGCCGTTGTTATCCGAATACGCCCATGCCCGTCAGCAGACCGGCGATATTTTACGCAACTGCGGCATTCCCGTGACGGAGATACGCATCGGCCCCATCATCGGCCCCGGCTCCGTCGCGTTTGAAGTGATGCGCAGCGCGGTCGAGCATCTGCCCATACTCATGCCGCCGCATTGGACACGCGCGAAATCATCCCCCATCGCGCTGGACAACCTGCTGCACTACCTGGATGAAATTCGGCGCCATCCCACAGCCGAACACCGTGTGCTGGAAGCAGCCGGGCCAGATTTCGTGAGCTATATCAGCCTGTTACGGCGCTTTATCCGTCTGGCGGGCAAACGCCGATGGGTCATCCCGCTGCCGCTGTCTTTCAATGCGCTGTCCCGTTGTTTCCTCCAGGCCGTCACTTCGCTGCCGCGTCCGTTTATCCACGCCTTAATCGCCAGCCAGCAACAGGATATCGTGATGACTGACAACAGCTTGCAACAGCTGATTCCCCAACGCCTGCAAACCGTTGACGACGCCATCGCCGCCGCGCTCAACAGCGCAATAGACGAAATGAGCCACCCGGACTGGGGATTCGACGCCACTGCCCGTGCGCGCTGGCGCCCTGGGTTTGCTTTTTATCCCAAGCGGGTCGGGTTTAGTCAGAAAACCGTCGCCAGCAGCAAAGCGATCTGGCATGTGACGCAGCGCGTAGGCGGCGCGGACGGCTATTTTTATGCCAACCGGTTATGGCGGATACGCGCACGGATCGACGATCTGTGCGGCAATCAAGTGGTGTATGGCCGGCCGGCGCGTAATGAGTTACGCACCGGCGATAACATCAATGGCTGGAGGGCGCTCGCCGTGCAACCGCCTCATAGCCTGAACCTGCTGTTCGGTATGAAAGCGCCCGGGCTGGGACGATTGACCTTTACCATCGACGAACGAGGCACCTACCGCATCGTCGGCATCCACGCCTGGTGGCATCCTGACGGGTGGAAAGGCCTGCTGTACTGGTACCTGATGACCCCGATCCATGTGTTCATTTTTCGCGGCATGACCCAACGGATTGCGCAGTTGGCGGAAGAGGCGGAATTGCCAGACCCTGACAACAGCTTGCCCGGCGATAGCTAA
- a CDS encoding N-acetylmuramoyl-L-alanine amidase, translated as MMRRLITAALLLTMLSGCQMSDSRTDEGRYVLEQAVKARSHSSRVQFLVIHYTVGSFPQALQVLTEDEVSAHYLIPAVPPLYHSKPMAWQLVPESQSAWHAGVSHWRGYSHLNQVSIGIELENPGQRDTASGAEWTPYPASQIALVADLARDIIRRYAIAPPNVVAHSDIAPQRKTDPGPLFPWQALAEQGIGAWPDPERVAFYLQGRAPHAAVDRRTLLEKLGRYGYEVTEGMSARQQQRVIAAFQMHFRPQRADGQPDAETDAMVDALLEKYGASR; from the coding sequence ATGATGCGGCGCCTGATAACGGCAGCGTTGTTGTTGACGATGCTGTCCGGTTGCCAGATGTCGGATTCCCGTACTGATGAAGGGCGCTATGTGCTGGAACAGGCGGTGAAGGCGCGTTCACACTCGTCACGAGTGCAGTTTCTGGTGATCCATTACACGGTCGGCTCGTTTCCTCAGGCGTTACAGGTGCTGACGGAAGATGAAGTGAGCGCCCATTACCTGATCCCCGCCGTCCCGCCGCTGTACCACAGCAAGCCGATGGCATGGCAGTTGGTGCCGGAGTCGCAGTCCGCCTGGCATGCCGGCGTCAGCCATTGGCGCGGCTACAGCCACCTGAATCAGGTTTCGATTGGGATCGAGCTGGAAAATCCCGGCCAGCGGGATACCGCCTCCGGGGCTGAGTGGACGCCCTATCCTGCGTCACAGATCGCACTGGTGGCGGATTTGGCGCGCGATATCATTCGTCGTTACGCCATTGCACCGCCGAATGTGGTGGCGCACAGCGACATCGCGCCGCAACGCAAAACCGATCCCGGCCCTTTGTTTCCCTGGCAGGCGTTGGCGGAGCAGGGCATCGGCGCCTGGCCTGACCCAGAGCGGGTGGCGTTCTATCTGCAAGGCAGAGCGCCGCATGCGGCAGTAGACCGCCGGACGCTGCTGGAAAAGCTGGGGCGTTACGGGTATGAGGTGACGGAGGGGATGAGCGCTCGCCAGCAACAACGGGTTATCGCCGCGTTTCAGATGCACTTTCGCCCACAGCGGGCCGACGGGCAACCGGATGCGGAAACCGACGCCATGGTTGATGCATTGCTGGAGAAGTACGGCGCATCGCGCTGA